A genomic window from Pocillopora verrucosa isolate sample1 chromosome 7, ASM3666991v2, whole genome shotgun sequence includes:
- the LOC131792368 gene encoding uncharacterized protein, whose amino-acid sequence MFMVTDVFDCTFECLRLPSCVSVNVASNKEAPGNIFCELLSSDKYQKSQKFTGNKTSHHLFKKSQCISTPCQNGGKCLANYQDETFTCHCKDDFIGKHCENGATSCKQLFEAYNFNSTRVATLRFGLTSVSVYCHMGGFGCGDGVWTTVMKIDGSKSTFHYDSVYWGNTDAYNPPGGATAFDTLETKMPTYWNTPFTKICLGMKTARHINFVIINKEANSLYSLVADGSYRSTLLGRDTWKSLIGSQGSLQSYCNKEGFNAVCGNACRARIGVVSNNENACTTCDSRIGFGGGGRPENSNTCGNANNDIRAMCYILVQ is encoded by the exons ATGTTTATGGTGACTGATGTGTTTGACTGCACGTTTGAATGTCTTCGTCTCCCGTCATGTGTTTCTGTAAATGTGGCGAGCAATAAAGAAGCCCCTGGAAATATTTTTTGCGAGTTGCTGTCTTCTGACAAATACCAAAAGTCTCAGAAGTTTACAGGAAACAAGACTTCGCATCACTTATTTAAAAAG tCGCAATGCATTTCCACGCCGTGTCAAAACGGAGGTAAATGTTTGGCAAACTATCAAGACGAAACATTCACATGTCATTGTAAAGACGACTTCATTggaaaacattgtgaaaacg gtgcAACGTCTTGCAAACAATTATTTGAGGCATACAA CTTCAACTCAACTCGAGTGGCCACACTCCGCTTTGGCTTAACATCAGTCTCTGTTTACTGTCACATGGGAGGTTTTGGATGTGGCGATGGGGTGTGGACAACTGTCATGAAGATTGATGGCAGCAAG AGCACCTTCCACTACGACTCAGTCTACTGGGGAAATACAGATGCGTACAATCCTCCTGGAGGAGCGACAGCTTTTGACACGCTGGAGACAAAGATGCCGACGTACTGGAACACACCCTTCActaagatctgtctcggtatgaaaaCTGCTCGACACATAAACTTCGTCATTATCAACAAGGAGGCCAACTCTTTGTATTCACTGGTCGCTGACGGTAGTTATCGCTCCACTTTATTGGGTCGAGACACATGGAAGTCTCTGATTGGATCCCAAGGATCTCTCCAGTCTTACTGTAATAAAGAAGGCTTCAATGCAGTATGCGGCAACGCCTGTAGAGCCAGAATCGGTGTTGtctctaacaacgaaaacgcCTGCACAACCTGCGACTCTAGAATTGGATTTGGTGGAGGAGGACGCCCCGAAAACTCCAATACGTGTGGAAACGCAAATAATGACATACGAGCTATGTGTTACATCTTAGTGCAGTAA